One Euzebyales bacterium genomic window carries:
- a CDS encoding NmrA family NAD(P)-binding protein, with amino-acid sequence MPVLVTGAEHGLGAAVTEQLLAAGGEVRAFLDATSVGDDVAAALRARGCKVAVGELDDEGHMEAALAQVHTVAHCVVGPLEDPAAQVADAATLASALLGAGVRRLVWVRELAADPANPYLAALDEIDDLFEDLPVETVTLSTAVRYGPADPLTRRLAAGWVPATAVDLDTPHAPIHLGDVARAVIAADRQRAAAADLHMRLGLVGPEAMSLGELLARLGAPAEEPAARRADAAPAWLTDWLSHAAVAPPDGPAPMNVARGAIHLPTPAAR; translated from the coding sequence ATGCCCGTGCTGGTGACCGGAGCCGAGCACGGCCTCGGTGCCGCCGTGACGGAGCAGCTGCTGGCGGCCGGCGGTGAGGTCCGTGCCTTCCTCGACGCGACCTCCGTCGGCGACGACGTCGCCGCCGCACTCCGCGCGCGTGGCTGCAAGGTCGCCGTGGGTGAGCTCGACGATGAGGGGCACATGGAGGCGGCACTCGCGCAGGTGCACACCGTCGCGCACTGCGTCGTCGGACCGCTGGAAGATCCGGCCGCGCAGGTCGCGGACGCCGCGACGCTCGCGAGTGCGCTGCTGGGGGCCGGCGTGCGGCGGCTGGTGTGGGTCCGCGAGCTCGCCGCCGACCCGGCGAATCCGTACCTTGCTGCTCTGGACGAGATCGACGATCTGTTCGAGGACCTGCCCGTCGAGACCGTCACGCTGTCGACCGCTGTGCGGTACGGGCCCGCCGACCCGCTCACCAGGCGGCTCGCCGCAGGGTGGGTGCCGGCCACCGCGGTCGACCTCGACACGCCGCACGCGCCGATCCACCTCGGCGACGTGGCCCGCGCGGTCATCGCAGCCGATCGGCAGCGCGCCGCGGCCGCAGACCTGCACATGCGCCTCGGCCTGGTGGGACCCGAGGCGATGTCGCTGGGTGAGCTGCTCGCGCGGCTCGGGGCCCCTGCCGAGGAGCCTGCGGCGCGGCGGGCCGACGCCGCGCCCGCGTGGCTGACCGACTGGCTGTCGCACGCTGCCGTCGCGCCGCCCGACGGTCCCGCGCCCATGAACGTGGCGCGCGGCGCGATCCACCTCCCGACCCCGGCGGCGCGATGA